GCCTACGTGATGCTGCAGGTCTGCCTGGGCCTGCATTACGCCCACGTGCTGCAGCGGGACGGACGCCCCCTGGGCCTCGTGCATCGCGACGTCAGCCCCGGGAACGTCATGCTGTCGTTTCAGGGGGCGGTCAAGGTGGTGGACTTCGGCATTGCGAAGGCTGCCGAGGCCATCGACCGCGAAGAGACGCGCACAGGCACGATGAAGGGGAAGTGGAGCTACATGTCCCCCGAGCAGGCCGAAGGCAAGGACGTGACGGCCCGCTCTGACGTCTTCTCGGCCGGCGTGGTGCTCTGGGAGTTGCTCGCGGGACGGCGCCTCTTCAAGGGGAAGACCGACTACCTGACGCTCACGAACGTCGTGCAGGCCAGGTCGCCGCTGATCTCGTCCGTGCGACCGGACCTGCCGGAGGAGCTGGACCGGATTTGTGCCTGCGCGCTGAGCAAGCGACCCGCCGACCGATTTGCCTCGGCGCAGAGCATGGCCGAGGCGCTGGAGGGTCTGCTCGCCGGTCGCGTCTTCGGCCCTGCGCAGCTCGGGGCGCTGGTGCGCGAGGCGGGCTCGGGACGCCGGTCGCTCGCGAGCGTTGGCGTAGGGGAGTTCGAGGACGACTCCTTCTCGGAAGAGCTCGAAGGAAGCCTCCGCCCGGGGTCGGTCACCCAGACCGGTAGCTCCCTCAGGCGGCGCGCGAGGCCGCGACGCGCGGTGCGCGGTGCGCCGCGCTGGATGTTGATGGTGGCGCTGGGATGCTTGCTCGGCGCCGGGGCGATAGTGGCGGTGCTGTTGCTTCTGCCGGGACCTCCCGGAGCGGGCCAGGCTCGGCGGGCGGAGCCGAGAGGAACCGGGAGCGCCGCCGTCAGCCCGCCCGAGGCGGCAGCACGGCCCCAGCGCACGCAGGCGGTCGCGGCGACGCCGAAGCGTGCGCCAGGCCTCGTGCACCGGCCTCCGTCACGTCCTGAGCCGAAGCCCGCAGCGCCCCCTGCGCCTGAGTCCTCGGAGTCCGAAGCCCCAGCGCGCCCCGAGACGTCGAAAGGCCCTCGGGCTGCCGAGGCGCCGGCGCGCAAGGCCGGACCGGTACCGAGTGAGCGACCGACGAAGCGACGTCGCGACCCCGTGGCCGCGCGGCCACCGCGCGCGGGGCGACCCACGCCGCGTCCCGTTCGCAAGGAGGGGGCGCCGGCGACTCCCGACCTGAAGGCGGGCGGCCTGACCGACCCCTACGAGGAGTGATGCGATTCGGGCGACTGCGGAGTGCGATGGGGTGGCTCGCCGTGGTGGCGGCTTGCCTGCTGCTGCCGTGCCTCGACGGGGGCGGCGCGGCGCGCGCTGAGCCATCGGGCGCTGCGGCTAGGGCCCGCCAGCATCACCGGGCCGGCAAGGCGGCCTATGCGCAGGGAGACTACGCGGCGGCGGTGCGGGAGTTCAGCCGGGGGTACGAGCTGGATCCGCGCCCCGCGTTCCTGCTCAACATCGCGCAGTCGCATCGGGGCCTGGGGGATCGCGCGCAGGCCATTCGTTACTACGAGGCGTTTCTCAAGGCCGCGCCGACCTCCCCGTTGCGGGCGCAGGTGGAGGAGATCGTGCGAGAACTTCAACCTCCGGCGGTCGAGGCTCCCGTGGATCCGTCGCCGCCGGTCGCGGCGGCGCCGCGGGTTCCGAGCGCGCGCCGGCGAGCGGACCCTCCGGCCGAGGCGCCTCCGGCAAAATCTGCCGTCGCGCGGCCGTTCTATCGCCGGTGGTGGTTCTGGACCGCGGTGTCGGCCGTGGCTGTGGCGGGGGCCGGGATAGGGATCGGGATCTACGCGGGGAGTCGCTCTCCGTCCTATGTCCCGGAGGGGGGGCTGGGCGCGGTTCGGTGGTGAGCCTGCCTGCGCGCCACAACGGGCTGAACTAGGCCATTTCTGGCGCGCCGCCGCTGCGGCAACTCCGGCTCAGCGTGTCGTCCGAGTCCTGCCGCGCGAGCGGTATGATGCGTAATAATGCGCAAGTATTAAGCAAATCTGGATTCCCGGGGGCGCGCAGTCACAGGAGGCTGCGGCCTGCAGCCGGGCCCGAAGGTTGCATTGCCTACCCACGGACTCGAGCAGAGGAGCTGTCGAATGAAAACGCGCTGGACCGCTTCTGTCGCACTGGCCGCTCTCCTCGGTGGATGCCAAGGGGGGACGATTGGTAGCGAAGAGGGCCGAAGCCGGTACGAATTGATGGACAACGGCCTCTGCCAGACCTCCGACGGTGTGGCGTGCCTGTTCAACGAGACCGGGTCGGGTGACGGGACCAGCGGCACGACCCCCGGCGTGAACACTCCGACGGAACCCACGTCTCCCGGGACGCCCGGGACACCCGGGACGCCCGCCGAGCAGCTCACGCCCGAGCAGGGAGGGTGCTGGTTCACGGGCGGCGGAACCTTCGGCAAAGGGGACACGCGGGACAGCTTCGGCGGAAACGCCATGACGATGAAGGCCGCGCCGGTGCGCGGGGAATGGAACCACGTCGACCACCACGACGTGACGGGGACGACGATCAACGGGCAGAACCACCTGGTCGGTCGCGTGACGTACATCGCGTGCAAGAAGTACCCGAGCCTCAAGGGGCCGCAGGTGCCCAAGGCGGAGCCCAACTACGTGAACTTCGGCGGCGTGGGCAAGTTCAACGGCAAGGACGGGCACTTCTTCGACGTCCGGGTCTTCGACCACGCCGAGGGAGGTATCTTGCGTGACCGCTACGCCATCGACGTGTACGGACCGGACAAGAAGCTCGTGCACCACGCCGACGGGCAGGGCACCGAGTCGGCGCCCTCGAACAAGACCTGCAAGGAGAACGTGGACGTCACGCCGGATCTGGCGTGGGTGAAGGAGATGGGGTGCCTCTCCGGCGGCAATATGCAGATCCACCCCCCGAACACGGGCCATCCGTACTAGGCCGGTCGCGAGCCGCCCTCCTCCTCGGGCCGCGTTCCCCCTTCGGCGAGCATCCGACTCACCACCAGCGTTTCCCCCTCACGATCCACGCGCAGCGTATCTCCCGCGCGGGCACGACCGGCGAGGATCTGTTCTGCCACAGGCCCTTCGATCAATCGCTGGATCGTCGTGCGCATCGGCCGCGCGCCGAGCAGGGGGTCGAAGCCGCCGTGGTCGATGAGGTAATCCAGCGCGGCCTCGGTGGCCTCGAAGCGGATCTGCTTCTCCTGCTCCAGGCGGCGGCTCGAGTCGGCGACGAGGAGGCGGGCCACGGCGAGCACCTGCGGCCGCGTGAGCGGCTGGAAGACGAGCCGCTGTTCGATCCGGTTCCAGAGCTCGATGGGAAAGGCGCGGCGTGCGGCGGCCAGCACCTCCTGGGTCACGCGCTCCCATTCGGCGTCCGCCCCGGTGTCCGAGCTGGCCGAGAGCCCGAAGCCGATCGGGCCTCGTCGACGCTCGTAGAGCTCGCTACCGAGGTTCGAGGTGAGGACGACCACCGTGTGGGAAAAGTCCACGGTGCGGCCGCGACCGTCCGTCAGACGTCCGTCGTCGAGCAGCTGCAGAAGCACCTGGAGGACCTCCCGATGCGCCTTCTCGACCTCGTCGAGGAGCACGATCTGGTAGGGCTTGCCGCGCACGGCCTCGGTGAGCTGGCCGCCCTCCTCGTGGCCGACGTAGCCCGGGGGAGAGCCGATGAGTCGCGCGACGCTGTGGGGCTCCATGAACTCGCTCATGTCGAAGCGGCAGAGGGCGTCGCGGTTCTGGAAGAGGAAGTCGGCCAGGACCTTTACGAGCTCGGTCTTGCCGACCCCGGTGGGGCCCAGAAAGAGGAAGGAGCCGATGGGCCGGTCGGTCGCGAAGCCGGCGTAGTTCCGGCGGATGACCTCCGCGACCCGCTTGAGGACCTCGTCGTGCCCGACGACGCGCTCGCGCAGGAAGCCCTCCATGCGGAGGAAGCGCTCGGTGTCGGTCATGAGCAGGCGATCCGGCGGCATCCCGGCGCTCTCCGCGACGATGTGCGCGACCTCGGCCCGTCCCACGGTCTTGAGGCCGCGGCGGCGCGCGCGGCTTCCAGCCAGGTCCAGCATGCCGATGGCCTTGTCCGGCAGGAAGCGGTCGGTGATGTAGCGGCCCGAGAGCCGCACCGCGGCGTCCAGCGCCTCGGGGAGGATCTCGACCCGGTGGTGGCGCGCGTACGACGGGGCCACGCCGCGCAGGATGGCGAGCGTTTCCTCGTCGGAGGGCTCCGGGACCACCACCGGCACGAGGCGGCGCACCAGGGCCGGAGCTTCCTCGATGTAGCGCTTGAAGCTGTCGGCGGTGGTCGCCCCGATGCAGGGGAACTTGCCCTGCGCCATCGACGCGCTGAGCTCGCCCACGGCGTCGAGCGCGCCCTCTCCGACGGCCCCGGCCCCCACGAGAGTGTGGATCTCGTCCAGAAAGACGATCACGGATCCCTCCGCGGCCTCCACCTCCGCGCGCAGTGCGGCCATGCGCTCGGAGAAGGATCCACGGAGCTGGGTGCCGGAGAGCAGGGCCCCCATGTTGAGCTCCACGAGCTGGCGCCCGTCGAGAAAGGGCACCTCCTCCGGCGAGCTGGCCTGCAGGTACGCCAGCCCCTCGACGAGCGCCGTCTTGCCGACGCCGGGCTCTCCCACGAGACAGGGGTTATTCGCGCGACGCTTCCCCAGGATGTCCAGGATCTGCTCGACGAGCGCGCGCCGCCCAACCAGAGGCTCGAGTTCCCCGCGCGCCGCGGCGAGGGAGAGATTCCGACCGAGCGCGGTCAGGGTGGGGAAGCGAGAGGCGTCGAGCGTGGGGAGGCAACGGGGCGGATCCGCTGCCGAGGCGCCGGAGCCTCCACGGGTGACGCGCGGGTCGCGGCGTGCCTCGGCGCGGCGGCGGAGGCGTCCCCGCGGAGGGGTCGTCGCGTCCTCGCCGGGCGTCGGCTCGGCGACCGATTCTGCCTCTGGGGTGCGTGCGTCGCCGGGCGGAGACTCCGGATCCACAGGTGGCGCCACGGTCCCGGACAACGGAGGTCGAGTTCGAGCGGCAGTACTCCGGCGGTGGAGGTGCGGACCTCCGGTGGCGACGGCGAGCGCCGCGCTCCGCAGGCTGGCCGGATCCAATCCGGCTCCAGCGAGCGTGCGGTACCCGAGCGATTCACGGAGCGTGCAGAGGACGATGAGCAGGTGCAGCGGATCCACGGTGCGCGCGCCGCAGCTCTGGGCCAGTCGCGCGCAGCGGTCTCGGACGAGGGTCACGACCTCGCCCGCCTCGGAGTCGGCGCCGAGCGCGGTGAGCTGTTCTGTGAGCCGACCCGCGCTCAACCCGCGGTCGAGGAGGAGCTGGCGTGCGGGCCCTTCGCGCCCGAGGAGCGCGAGCAACAGGTGACCGCTCGAGTAGGGTGTACCGCCTCGGGCGGCCAGCTCCCCCGCCTCGTCGATGACCCGTTGGAGGGATTCGTCGTGGGGCAACGCCATCGTGGGCGGAGCATACCATGAGCGTCGGCAGCCCGAGCTGCCCTGGAGCCGCCCCGGCTAGGTCAGACCCGTCGAACGGGGTTCACCCGGCCGCAAGGACAGCGCTCCTCGGCGCGCGATCCCACCAGGTCCTCGACGCCGTAGGTCACCAGGTTGAAGGGCCGTGCCACCCCGTAGAGCCACCCTTCGGGGCGTCGCTCCACGCGGTTCGCACCGACCCAGCAATTTCGTTCGTGGGCCAGCTCCCGCAGGAGATACGGCGGGCGGGCGGCGGCTGGAAGCGCGAGGTCGGTCACCACGCGGAGGAGGCTGTGGGCTGAAGGGAGCGTCTCCGCGAGGGTCGCGGGTTGCGTTCCGCCGTAGAAGAGGTCGCGCTCCTCGGCTTGCAGGGTCGGCGCTGCGCCGCCGTCGATCGCGAGATGCCCCTGGAGGCAGTCATAACAGGGACCTAGGCTTCCGTCGGTGAGGATGTGCTTGAAGTGGCTCACGCCGGGGAAGGCGGTAGGGGTCACATGTCGGATCCCTCGGCGGCGCAGCTCCGCGGCGGCGACGAAGTTGTCGTCACGGCTTCGTCCCATGGCGACGACGGCCAGGCTCGGCTGGAAAGCATCCAGCAGCGCGGCAAATCGCCGGCGGGCGTCCTCGTTCTCGGCGGTCAGCTCCAGCTCCGCGGTGGCCAGCGTATGCTGCGCCCCGACGCGCAGGAGGAGGTCGCCGTCGCGGCGAGTCTCCCAGGCGCCGGTGGGATCCCATCTGTCGGCCAGGATCCCGAGGAGCGCCTCTCCCTTGTTCTGACCGATGCAGTCCGTGCCGTAGATCTGTCGCACCGGGTTGTAGGGGCTGACGGGTTTGCAGTCCACGGCGAGGAGCTGCTTGGCCCACGGGCCGAGCTCGGCACAGAGGAGGCTCGCCGTGCCGAGGCCGAGCACGAGCACGCGCTCCTTGCCCCGGAACGCGGCGGGCGGGAGGTAGCGGGGCGAGGCTGCGCGTCCGAGGCGTTCGAGAAGTTCGCCGCTCGGACGGGCGAAGCCGACCGCCCAGGGCCAGTCGGGGCCGCCGCGCAGGAGGACTGCCGCGCCGGCATGGACCAGGGGCTCTTCGAGGTCGGGTCGTGGCGGCCGGTCGCGCGCCAGGATCCAGCGCGCCAGGGAAAGCCCGACGCTTCGCGCCTCGAGGCCCTCGAGGTGGTGTTCGAGCCGGTCCAGATCCAACTGGGGCAGCGCGGATAGTTCCCCGCAGAACGACAGGAGGGCCTCCGGGTCGACGCGGCTCCCGGGCAGCCAGACGACGTGGAGCGCGTGCGCCGGCCCGGTGCGCGGAACGAAGGCCAGCACGAGCGGGACCCCATGGTCGAGAGCCAGGCGCGCGAGAGCCGGGGCGTGCTCGTCGCCGCGGGCGAGGAGCACGTGCGGTGGATCTGCGGAAAGGACCCGCCGCAGCTCGTCCAGCTCGCGAGGGCGACACGTCAGGGACCAGTTCTGCTCGAAGCGATTGTGGCGCTGGCAGTGCTCGGACAGGGCCGGTCCGCGGGGCTGGCCCGCGGACCGCCACCCGAGGCTGCGGCAGAAGGCGCCTGTCGCAGCGCCGCCGTCGAACCAGGTCTGCCGGCGGAGCCCGGTACGCGCCAGCGCCTCCGCGGCGAGGTAGCCAAAACCGAGATCCCAGATCGCGGCGTGACCATCGGCGAGGCTGTCGCCGACCACGGCCCGCACGCGCTGGTAGTACGCGGCTCGGGTGTCGACGGTCACGAGCCGGGGGCTCCGAGGTGGCGCACCAGGCGGACCAGTGAGCGCTGGCGGAGAGATCCGCGGAGGATCCACGCCGGCACGGCCATCGGCTCGAAGTCGTTGCACCAGGCGCGCCGGATCTCGAGCAAGCGCAGCGGCGCCGCGGGGAAGTCCGGGGGCAGGGCGATCAGCACCTGGCGTCCGCCAGCGCGCACCAGGTAGCGTCGCCAGCCTCTTCCGAGCAGGTTCCGACTGACCTCGTAACCGGCGGCTCGAAGTGCGGTCTTCTGCGCATCGCACCAGCGGGAGCCGTCGGGAGTGGCCCAGTAGGGGGGACGGCGGGCCGCGAGGAGGGCCGGGTGCTCTGGAGCCACGATGGTGGCGGGGCCGAGGTCGGTCAGCTCTCCGGCAGCGTCGGTGGCCCAGGTATTCAGGCGCCAGCGCACGGGGCGTCCGTTGCAGCTTGCGACGGCGCCCCGTGCGTCGAGCTGCCAGGGGCCGTCGCTCGGGCGCGGGGAGTCGTCGGGATGGACGACGTGAAGGATGGCTGTCGCGAGGCCGCGACGTTCGCGCCATTGCCGCGCGGCGGGCGAGGCGATGCCGTGATAGCGGTCCCCGGCCGAGAGGAAGCAGCCCCCCTGGAAGGGGTGGGCGTGCAG
The Deltaproteobacteria bacterium genome window above contains:
- a CDS encoding protein kinase — translated: MRAPARIGKYELLEEIGHGGMATVHRAVLHGMQGFSRPVVIKRILPELAKDEHFVRMFVDEARVSALLQHPNIVQIYDFGGTDEYFIAMEHIDGVPLLRFMRHYGRRNPVPVEAAAYVMLQVCLGLHYAHVLQRDGRPLGLVHRDVSPGNVMLSFQGAVKVVDFGIAKAAEAIDREETRTGTMKGKWSYMSPEQAEGKDVTARSDVFSAGVVLWELLAGRRLFKGKTDYLTLTNVVQARSPLISSVRPDLPEELDRICACALSKRPADRFASAQSMAEALEGLLAGRVFGPAQLGALVREAGSGRRSLASVGVGEFEDDSFSEELEGSLRPGSVTQTGSSLRRRARPRRAVRGAPRWMLMVALGCLLGAGAIVAVLLLLPGPPGAGQARRAEPRGTGSAAVSPPEAAARPQRTQAVAATPKRAPGLVHRPPSRPEPKPAAPPAPESSESEAPARPETSKGPRAAEAPARKAGPVPSERPTKRRRDPVAARPPRAGRPTPRPVRKEGAPATPDLKAGGLTDPYEE
- a CDS encoding tetratricopeptide repeat protein — protein: MRFGRLRSAMGWLAVVAACLLLPCLDGGGAARAEPSGAAARARQHHRAGKAAYAQGDYAAAVREFSRGYELDPRPAFLLNIAQSHRGLGDRAQAIRYYEAFLKAAPTSPLRAQVEEIVRELQPPAVEAPVDPSPPVAAAPRVPSARRRADPPAEAPPAKSAVARPFYRRWWFWTAVSAVAVAGAGIGIGIYAGSRSPSYVPEGGLGAVRW
- a CDS encoding ATP-dependent Clp protease ATP-binding subunit yields the protein MALPHDESLQRVIDEAGELAARGGTPYSSGHLLLALLGREGPARQLLLDRGLSAGRLTEQLTALGADSEAGEVVTLVRDRCARLAQSCGARTVDPLHLLIVLCTLRESLGYRTLAGAGLDPASLRSAALAVATGGPHLHRRSTAARTRPPLSGTVAPPVDPESPPGDARTPEAESVAEPTPGEDATTPPRGRLRRRAEARRDPRVTRGGSGASAADPPRCLPTLDASRFPTLTALGRNLSLAAARGELEPLVGRRALVEQILDILGKRRANNPCLVGEPGVGKTALVEGLAYLQASSPEEVPFLDGRQLVELNMGALLSGTQLRGSFSERMAALRAEVEAAEGSVIVFLDEIHTLVGAGAVGEGALDAVGELSASMAQGKFPCIGATTADSFKRYIEEAPALVRRLVPVVVPEPSDEETLAILRGVAPSYARHHRVEILPEALDAAVRLSGRYITDRFLPDKAIGMLDLAGSRARRRGLKTVGRAEVAHIVAESAGMPPDRLLMTDTERFLRMEGFLRERVVGHDEVLKRVAEVIRRNYAGFATDRPIGSFLFLGPTGVGKTELVKVLADFLFQNRDALCRFDMSEFMEPHSVARLIGSPPGYVGHEEGGQLTEAVRGKPYQIVLLDEVEKAHREVLQVLLQLLDDGRLTDGRGRTVDFSHTVVVLTSNLGSELYERRRGPIGFGLSASSDTGADAEWERVTQEVLAAARRAFPIELWNRIEQRLVFQPLTRPQVLAVARLLVADSSRRLEQEKQIRFEATEAALDYLIDHGGFDPLLGARPMRTTIQRLIEGPVAEQILAGRARAGDTLRVDREGETLVVSRMLAEGGTRPEEEGGSRPA